A part of Vespertiliibacter pulmonis genomic DNA contains:
- a CDS encoding acetolactate synthase 3 large subunit, whose product MKKFSGAEMIVQSLRDEGVEYVFGYPGGSVLDIYDAIHTLGGIKHVLVRHEQGAVHMADGYARATGKVGCVLVTSGPGATNAITGIATAYSDSIPLVVFSGQVPSNLIGSDAFQECDMVGISRPVVKHSFLVKRAEDIPETIKKAFYIASTGRPGPVVIDLPKDVVNPAYKYSYQYPEDVSLRSYNPTVQGHKGQIKKALKAILVAKKPVLYVGGGVILGDACQQVTEFAHQLNLPVTSSLMGLGAFPSTDKQFLGMLGMHGTYEANNAMHDSDLILGIGVRFDDRTTNNLSKYCPNAKVIHIDIDPTSISKTVPAYIPIVGSAKNILNEFLALLGDENLAKNQADLTAWWEQIHHWKARQCLAFESGKMIKPQEVIQAMYQITKGDAYVASDVGQHQMFAALHYPFDKPRRWINSGGLGTMGFGLPAALGVKFAYPDATVVCVTGDGSIQMNIQELSTAKQYDTPVVIINLNNRFLGMVKQWQDIIYAGRHSHSYMDSLPDFVKLAEAYGHVGIRIDKRSELTEKLQQAFAIKDKLVFVDVLVDETEHVYPMQIRGESMKDMMLSKTERTNA is encoded by the coding sequence ATGAAAAAATTTTCTGGTGCAGAAATGATTGTACAATCTTTAAGGGACGAAGGTGTTGAATATGTTTTCGGTTACCCTGGTGGGTCGGTACTAGATATTTATGACGCAATTCACACCCTGGGTGGTATTAAACATGTTTTAGTTCGCCACGAACAAGGTGCTGTGCATATGGCTGATGGCTATGCAAGAGCTACAGGAAAAGTCGGTTGTGTATTAGTTACTTCGGGGCCAGGGGCAACGAATGCTATTACAGGCATTGCAACGGCGTACTCAGATTCCATACCCCTTGTCGTATTTTCAGGACAGGTTCCTTCCAATTTAATTGGTTCTGACGCTTTCCAAGAGTGTGATATGGTGGGTATATCTCGCCCTGTTGTAAAACATAGCTTTTTAGTTAAACGTGCAGAAGACATTCCTGAAACCATCAAAAAAGCCTTTTATATTGCCTCAACGGGACGTCCTGGGCCTGTTGTGATTGATTTACCTAAAGACGTTGTAAACCCTGCTTATAAATATAGCTATCAATATCCTGAAGATGTTTCATTAAGATCCTATAATCCCACAGTACAAGGACATAAAGGGCAAATTAAAAAAGCCTTAAAAGCCATATTAGTTGCGAAAAAACCTGTGTTATATGTAGGTGGTGGGGTGATATTAGGTGACGCTTGCCAGCAAGTTACTGAATTTGCTCATCAATTAAACTTACCTGTAACAAGCTCATTAATGGGATTGGGGGCATTTCCAAGTACAGACAAACAATTCCTTGGTATGCTAGGTATGCATGGTACTTATGAAGCAAATAACGCAATGCACGACAGTGATTTAATTTTAGGTATTGGTGTTCGTTTTGATGATCGTACTACCAATAATTTATCCAAATATTGCCCGAATGCTAAAGTTATTCATATTGATATTGACCCAACCTCTATCTCAAAAACTGTGCCTGCTTATATTCCTATTGTAGGCTCAGCGAAAAATATTCTTAATGAATTTTTAGCTTTACTTGGCGATGAAAATTTAGCAAAAAATCAGGCAGATCTCACCGCTTGGTGGGAACAAATCCACCATTGGAAGGCCCGCCAATGTCTCGCCTTTGAATCGGGTAAAATGATCAAGCCACAAGAAGTCATTCAAGCCATGTATCAAATAACAAAAGGTGATGCTTATGTTGCCTCTGATGTAGGACAACACCAAATGTTTGCAGCCCTTCACTACCCTTTTGATAAACCACGCCGTTGGATAAATTCAGGTGGACTTGGCACAATGGGCTTTGGTTTACCTGCCGCTCTCGGGGTAAAATTTGCTTACCCTGATGCAACGGTTGTGTGTGTTACGGGTGATGGCAGTATCCAAATGAATATTCAAGAGCTTTCTACTGCCAAACAGTATGATACCCCGGTGGTTATTATCAACTTAAATAACCGTTTTTTAGGTATGGTAAAACAGTGGCAAGATATTATTTATGCAGGCCGTCATTCTCATTCCTATATGGATTCCTTACCTGATTTTGTTAAACTCGCAGAAGCCTACGGACACGTTGGTATTCGAATTGACAAGCGGTCAGAATTAACTGAAAAATTGCAACAGGCCTTCGCTATTAAAGATAAATTAGTTTTTGTCGATGTGCTAGTTGATGAAACTGAACACGTTTACCCTATGCAAATTCGGGGTGAATCAATGAAAGATATGATGTTAAGCAAAACGGAGCGTACAAATGCGTAG
- the ilvN gene encoding acetolactate synthase small subunit, translated as MRRTLSVLLENESGALSRVVGLFSQRGFNIESLTVAPTDDPSLSRMTIVANGDAQVLEQIEKQLHKLIDVFKVTNLSHCEHIEREVLLVKVRATGSTRDELKRMTDIFRGQIVDITPKQYIIQLSGTSEKLNAFIQAIQAETTITEIVRSGVISLARGEKNSL; from the coding sequence ATGCGTAGAACATTATCCGTATTATTAGAAAATGAATCTGGAGCATTATCTCGTGTTGTTGGGTTATTTTCCCAACGGGGATTTAATATTGAAAGTCTAACGGTTGCGCCGACTGATGATCCAAGCCTATCTCGAATGACCATTGTGGCAAATGGCGATGCTCAAGTATTAGAGCAGATCGAAAAACAATTACATAAATTGATTGATGTATTTAAAGTTACTAATTTAAGCCATTGTGAACATATTGAACGAGAAGTGCTATTAGTTAAAGTAAGAGCAACAGGTTCGACCCGTGATGAGCTAAAACGAATGACAGATATTTTCCGTGGGCAAATTGTTGATATCACCCCTAAGCAATATATTATTCAGCTCTCTGGGACAAGCGAAAAGCTCAATGCATTTATACAAGCAATTCAGGCAGAAACAACCATTACAGAAATCGTACGTTCTGGTGTAATCAGCCTCGCTCGTGGTGAAAAAAACAGTTTATAG
- the lolB gene encoding lipoprotein insertase outer membrane protein LolB yields MKLITKRLLTLITLITLTGCQSIYDAPEQSNQPTIAISHDDIQWQKHLVQLKQINAYAVAGQFGYISPEERFSSHFDWKYQTPIQFSLTMSSNLSSKSLKLQRHRTGLTISDSEGHSRTEQDINKLMKEIIGISFPIDQFAYWVKGQPEQHSHYIVNEKRQLAQFDYAINGEVWKVNFVEYHEEKQPNLPKLIVLNNGKQTLKIRIDNWTY; encoded by the coding sequence ATGAAACTAATCACAAAACGACTTTTAACATTGATTACCCTAATTACGCTGACAGGTTGCCAGTCTATTTATGATGCCCCAGAACAATCAAACCAACCAACCATTGCTATTTCACACGATGATATACAATGGCAAAAGCACCTTGTTCAACTAAAACAAATCAATGCTTATGCCGTTGCAGGACAATTTGGTTATATTTCGCCTGAAGAACGCTTTTCTTCTCACTTTGACTGGAAATATCAAACCCCTATCCAATTTTCCCTTACAATGTCATCTAATCTATCAAGTAAATCATTAAAATTACAACGCCACCGTACAGGCTTAACTATTTCAGATAGTGAGGGGCATTCACGCACCGAACAAGATATTAACAAATTGATGAAAGAGATAATTGGTATCTCCTTCCCTATTGATCAATTCGCTTACTGGGTGAAAGGTCAGCCCGAGCAGCACTCGCACTATATTGTGAATGAAAAACGCCAGCTAGCACAATTTGACTATGCAATAAATGGCGAAGTATGGAAAGTCAATTTTGTGGAATATCACGAAGAAAAACAACCAAACTTACCAAAACTGATTGTACTAAATAATGGTAAACAGACTCTTAAAATTCGGATTGATAATTGGACATACTAA
- the ispE gene encoding 4-(cytidine 5'-diphospho)-2-C-methyl-D-erythritol kinase: MAQQLILPSPAKLNLFLYITGKRSDGYHELQTLFQFLNFGDEITLTCRQDNKIVLANSIEGVPTEQNLIYRAAKLLQDYTACPIGADLSIVKRLPLGGGVGGGSSNAATVLVGLNKLWQTNLSLEILAEIGLTLGADVPIFVHGFSAFAEGVGEKLTACNPSEKWYLVLKPEVAISTALIFNHPHLPRNTPKRDLGQLLSIQWENDCEKIVRDLYSEVDDLLAWLLQYAPTRLTGTGACVFAEFESEAEARSVFELKPENIQGFIAQGQNISPLHQTLNLFPTL, translated from the coding sequence ATGGCTCAACAACTCATACTTCCAAGCCCTGCCAAACTCAACCTATTTTTATATATCACAGGTAAGCGATCAGATGGCTACCACGAATTGCAAACACTTTTTCAATTTCTAAATTTTGGCGATGAAATTACCCTAACTTGTCGCCAAGACAACAAAATTGTGCTAGCAAACTCAATCGAAGGCGTACCAACAGAACAAAACTTAATCTATCGTGCAGCAAAATTATTGCAAGATTATACCGCTTGTCCCATTGGTGCAGATTTAAGTATTGTAAAACGTTTGCCTCTTGGCGGCGGCGTGGGTGGTGGCTCATCAAACGCAGCAACGGTATTAGTTGGCTTAAATAAGCTATGGCAAACAAATTTAAGCCTAGAAATATTGGCAGAAATCGGCTTAACATTAGGCGCTGATGTCCCAATTTTTGTTCACGGATTTTCTGCATTTGCTGAAGGTGTTGGCGAAAAATTAACGGCTTGTAACCCATCTGAAAAATGGTATCTTGTACTTAAACCCGAAGTTGCCATTTCAACCGCACTTATTTTTAACCACCCCCATTTACCACGAAATACCCCAAAACGTGATCTAGGTCAATTATTATCCATACAATGGGAAAACGATTGCGAAAAAATTGTCCGAGATCTCTATTCAGAGGTTGATGATCTACTCGCTTGGTTGCTACAATATGCACCGACTCGGCTCACAGGCACAGGTGCTTGTGTATTTGCCGAATTTGAGAGTGAAGCCGAAGCACGCAGTGTGTTTGAATTAAAGCCCGAAAATATTCAAGGTTTTATCGCACAAGGGCAAAATATTTCTCCACTCCATCAAACATTGAATTTATTTCCCACTTTATAA
- a CDS encoding ribose-phosphate pyrophosphokinase, which translates to MPDIKLFAGNATPELAKRIAERLYISLGDATVGRFSDGEIQVQINENVRGGDIFIVQSTCAPTNDNLMELIVMVDALRRASAGRITAVIPYFGYARQDRRVRSARVPITAKVVADFLSSVGVDRVLTCDLHAEQIQGFFDVPVDNVFGSPVLLDDILKKTDLVNPIVVSPDIGGVVRARAVAKLLNDADMAIIDKRRPKANVSQVMHIIGDVAERDCILVDDMIDTGGTLVKAAEALKERGARRVFAYATHAVFSGSAAKNLANEALDEVVVTDTIPLSAEIRALNKVRVLTLSGMLAESIRRISNEESISAMFSH; encoded by the coding sequence ATGCCTGATATTAAACTCTTCGCAGGAAATGCCACCCCTGAATTAGCAAAACGAATTGCTGAACGTCTTTATATTTCCCTTGGCGATGCAACCGTTGGTCGTTTCAGTGACGGTGAAATTCAAGTACAAATCAATGAGAATGTACGTGGTGGGGACATTTTCATCGTACAATCTACCTGTGCACCAACAAATGATAATTTAATGGAACTTATCGTAATGGTTGATGCACTTCGCCGAGCATCTGCAGGCCGTATTACCGCTGTTATTCCTTATTTTGGTTATGCCCGCCAAGATCGTCGTGTTCGTTCTGCTCGTGTGCCGATTACTGCAAAAGTAGTCGCCGATTTCTTATCGAGTGTTGGTGTTGATCGTGTTCTTACTTGTGATTTACACGCTGAACAAATTCAGGGCTTTTTTGATGTACCTGTTGATAACGTCTTTGGCTCTCCCGTTTTACTTGATGACATTTTGAAAAAAACGGATTTAGTTAATCCTATTGTAGTTTCTCCAGATATCGGCGGTGTTGTAAGAGCAAGAGCAGTAGCTAAACTATTAAATGATGCTGATATGGCAATTATCGACAAACGTCGCCCAAAAGCGAATGTTTCACAGGTAATGCACATTATTGGTGATGTTGCAGAGCGTGATTGTATTTTAGTCGATGATATGATTGACACTGGTGGTACATTAGTTAAAGCGGCAGAAGCATTGAAAGAACGTGGTGCTCGCCGAGTATTTGCCTACGCAACTCACGCCGTATTCTCAGGATCAGCGGCGAAAAACCTCGCCAATGAGGCATTAGATGAAGTCGTTGTAACAGATACCATTCCGCTTTCCGCAGAAATCCGTGCTTTAAATAAAGTAAGAGTACTGACATTATCTGGTATGTTGGCAGAATCAATTCGCCGTATTAGCAATGAAGAATCGATTTCAGCAATGTTTAGCCATTAA
- the dcd gene encoding dCTP deaminase, giving the protein MRLCDRDIERYLDEGIISLTPRPTNDKINGATIDVRLGNSFRVFREHATPYIDLSGPREQMAAQLEQVMSEEILISDDEAFFLHPGELALATTLESVKLPANVVGWLDGRSSLARLGLMVHVTAHRIDPGWEGKIVLEFFNAGKLPLALRPNMAIGALSFEILSGYAARPYNARKDAKYKNQQSAVSSRINQDE; this is encoded by the coding sequence ATGAGACTGTGCGACAGAGATATTGAGCGTTATTTAGATGAAGGCATTATTAGTTTAACTCCGAGACCGACTAACGATAAAATTAACGGAGCAACGATTGATGTGCGTTTAGGTAATTCGTTTCGGGTGTTTCGGGAACACGCTACCCCTTATATTGATTTAAGTGGCCCTCGAGAACAAATGGCAGCACAGCTTGAGCAAGTAATGAGTGAAGAAATTCTGATTTCAGATGATGAAGCCTTTTTTCTACACCCCGGAGAGCTTGCGTTAGCAACAACGTTAGAGTCGGTAAAATTACCAGCAAATGTCGTAGGTTGGCTTGATGGACGTTCATCACTCGCTCGCTTAGGCTTAATGGTTCACGTTACTGCTCACCGTATTGACCCCGGTTGGGAGGGGAAAATTGTGTTGGAATTTTTCAACGCAGGTAAGTTGCCGTTGGCATTACGCCCAAATATGGCGATTGGCGCATTGAGTTTTGAAATTTTAAGTGGCTATGCAGCACGTCCTTATAATGCCCGTAAAGATGCGAAATATAAAAATCAGCAAAGTGCTGTCTCTAGCCGTATCAATCAAGATGAGTGA
- the udk gene encoding uridine kinase translates to MPTENKECIVIAIAGASASGKSLIASTIYKELKDELGNDDIGIISEDSYYSDQSHLAMEERVKTNYDHPNAMDHDLLVTHLQALKQGQAVDIPEYDYTEHNRKTTVTHFSPKRIIILEGILLLTDEYIRNEIDVSIFVDAPLDICFIRRLKRDMQERGRTMDSVVSQYRKTVRPMFLQFVEPSKQYADIIIPKGGKNRIAINILKAQIKQLLKQK, encoded by the coding sequence ATGCCAACTGAAAATAAAGAGTGTATTGTTATTGCCATTGCTGGTGCATCTGCATCAGGTAAAAGTTTAATTGCATCAACTATTTACAAAGAATTAAAAGATGAGTTGGGGAATGATGATATAGGGATTATTTCGGAAGATTCTTATTATAGTGACCAAAGCCATTTAGCAATGGAGGAGCGAGTAAAAACTAATTATGATCACCCAAATGCAATGGATCACGATTTATTGGTTACTCATTTACAGGCGTTAAAACAAGGGCAAGCCGTTGATATTCCTGAATATGACTATACAGAACATAACCGTAAAACAACTGTTACCCACTTTTCGCCAAAACGTATTATTATTTTAGAAGGAATTTTGTTATTAACGGACGAATATATCCGTAATGAAATTGATGTTTCTATTTTCGTTGATGCACCGTTAGATATCTGTTTTATTCGCCGATTAAAACGAGATATGCAAGAGCGGGGCAGAACAATGGATTCAGTGGTAAGTCAGTACCGTAAAACGGTTAGGCCAATGTTTTTACAATTTGTAGAGCCTTCTAAGCAATACGCTGATATTATCATTCCGAAAGGTGGTAAAAATCGTATTGCTATTAATATTTTGAAAGCACAAATTAAGCAGTTATTAAAACAGAAATAG
- the moaC gene encoding cyclic pyranopterin monophosphate synthase MoaC has product MMQFTHINQNGEANMVDVSMKQESVREARAEALVTMNAETLQMIISGNHHKGDVFATARIAGIQAAKRTWELIPLCHPLLLAKVEIFLEALPETNQVRIESLCKLSGKTGVEMEALTAASIAALTIYDMCKAVQKDIIIEQVRLLQKSGGKSGDFIAQHSAN; this is encoded by the coding sequence ATAATGCAATTTACCCATATTAATCAAAATGGTGAAGCCAATATGGTTGATGTTTCAATGAAACAAGAAAGTGTTCGAGAGGCTCGAGCTGAAGCCTTAGTCACAATGAATGCAGAAACCTTACAAATGATCATATCTGGCAATCATCATAAAGGCGATGTCTTCGCCACTGCTCGTATTGCAGGTATTCAAGCAGCAAAAAGAACTTGGGAACTCATTCCCCTTTGCCACCCACTACTGTTAGCTAAAGTAGAAATTTTTCTTGAAGCTCTACCTGAGACTAACCAAGTTCGGATAGAATCGCTATGTAAATTATCGGGTAAAACAGGCGTAGAAATGGAAGCCCTCACTGCCGCCAGTATCGCAGCCTTGACTATTTACGATATGTGCAAAGCAGTACAAAAAGATATAATTATTGAACAAGTGCGGTTACTACAAAAAAGCGGTGGAAAATCTGGAGATTTTATCGCACAACATTCAGCAAACTGA
- the moaD gene encoding molybdopterin synthase sulfur carrier subunit, translated as MINILFFAQTRELIGLERLELEPNFHTAEEIRQHLAEKGNKWALALEAGRLLVAINQTISPLSAEVKDNDEVAFFPPVTGG; from the coding sequence ATGATTAACATACTTTTTTTTGCTCAAACCCGTGAATTAATTGGATTAGAACGCTTAGAGCTTGAACCAAATTTCCATACTGCAGAGGAAATTCGCCAACATCTTGCTGAAAAAGGGAATAAATGGGCATTAGCGCTAGAAGCAGGGAGATTATTAGTAGCAATAAATCAAACTATTTCCCCACTTTCAGCAGAAGTAAAAGATAATGATGAAGTTGCCTTTTTTCCACCCGTTACTGGAGGCTAA
- the moaE gene encoding molybdopterin synthase catalytic subunit MoaE, translated as METQIHIQTEPFDQNAIYNWLSEKNSVGATTIFVGKVREMNLGDTVSGLYLEYYPTMIEKALNEIVEQARQRWDLQRISIIHRIGQLNTGDEIVLVGVSSAHRGDAYSANEFIMDYLKTKAPFWKRERTDTGERWIEGRESDQQAVLKWQ; from the coding sequence ATGGAAACTCAAATTCATATTCAAACAGAACCTTTCGATCAAAATGCGATTTATAACTGGTTAAGTGAAAAAAACAGTGTCGGTGCAACCACTATTTTTGTGGGTAAAGTGAGAGAAATGAACTTAGGTGATACCGTATCTGGGCTTTACTTAGAATATTATCCTACAATGATCGAAAAAGCATTAAATGAGATCGTAGAGCAAGCTCGTCAACGTTGGGATCTACAACGTATCTCTATTATCCATCGCATTGGACAGCTCAATACAGGTGATGAAATTGTATTAGTCGGTGTCAGTTCAGCACATCGAGGTGATGCTTATTCTGCTAATGAATTTATTATGGACTATCTAAAAACTAAAGCTCCATTTTGGAAACGTGAACGTACTGATACTGGCGAACGCTGGATTGAAGGACGAGAAAGCGACCAGCAAGCGGTCTTAAAATGGCAATAA
- the ybeY gene encoding rRNA maturation RNase YbeY has translation MQNLYIDLQIASENSLDLPSEQQFRHWIHHALALQANTENYPETEITVRIVDEPESHNLNLTYRGKDKPTNVLSFPFEIPDGIEIPLLGDLVICRQVVEQEVKEQQKPIEAHWAHLAIHGTLHLLGYDHLTDEEAEEMESLETNIMQTLGFADPYLSEKLAE, from the coding sequence ATGCAAAACCTCTATATTGATCTTCAAATTGCAAGTGAAAATAGCCTTGATCTTCCAAGTGAACAACAGTTTCGACACTGGATTCATCACGCCTTAGCCCTACAAGCAAACACAGAAAATTATCCTGAAACTGAAATCACCGTACGTATTGTTGATGAGCCTGAAAGCCACAATTTAAATTTAACCTACCGTGGCAAAGACAAACCAACTAACGTACTTTCTTTTCCATTTGAAATACCAGATGGAATTGAAATACCTCTATTAGGGGATTTAGTCATTTGTCGCCAAGTTGTTGAACAAGAGGTCAAAGAACAGCAAAAACCGATTGAAGCACACTGGGCTCATCTTGCTATTCACGGTACACTCCATCTATTAGGTTATGATCATTTAACAGATGAAGAAGCAGAAGAAATGGAAAGTTTAGAAACTAACATTATGCAAACACTCGGCTTTGCAGATCCTTATCTCAGTGAGAAACTAGCTGAATAA